The Anaerohalosphaeraceae bacterium genomic sequence TTTTTCAATGTACTTCTTGGCGTTGTCCCAGGCACCGCCGGCATTGTTCAGCGTAATCGCCAAAACAAACCCTGTGGACAAACCGCCTGCCAGAAGTCCCATCACGCCCGGTACTCCCAGCAGCAGCCCTGTCACAACCGGCACAATAATCGCCATTAGGGAAGGAACCATCATTTCCTTCTGCGCACCGGCGGTCGAAATCGATACACAGCGGGCATAATCCGGCTTATCTGTGCCCTTCATTATGCCCGGTTTTTCCTTGAACTGCCGGCGGACTTCATTGACCATCGCGCCCGCCGCACGGCCGACCGCTTTCATCGTCATCGCACAGAAGACAAACGCCATCATTCCGCCGATGAACAGACCGCAAATCAGCTTCGGATTCATAATCGTCAAATCATAGGCACGAACAAAATCCAGCACTGAGGCGACTTTCACCGACTCCGTCGTAAAAACAGTCTCGCCCACTTTGAAAATGCCGCCGTTGGCCATAGACAATTTCTTAATCCAGATGCGGATTTCCTCAATGTAGGCCGCCAGCAGGGCCATAGCCGTCAGGGCCGCCGAGCCGATGGCAAATCCCTTGCCCGTGGCCGCTGTTGTATTGCCCAAAGCGTCCAGAGCATCCGTGCGCTTCCGCACTTCCTCTCCCAGACCGCTCATTTCGGCATTGCCGCCCGCATTGTCTGCAATCGGACCATAAGCGTCTGTTGCCAGTGTAATTCCAAGTGTGGACAGCATTCCGACCGCGGCAAACCCGATTCCGTACAGTCCCATTGAGAAATTGGTAAACCCGCCGGCACTGGCAAACGCCAGAATAATTCCGATAACAATCGTGACCACACACCAGCCCGTTGAGAACATTCCTACGGCAAATCCGTCAATAATCACCGTGGCCGGTCCCATGGGGGCCTGTCCGGCGATTCCTTTGGTGGGCTTATATTCATCCGATGTATAGTATTCTGTAACCTGTCCGATAATCACGCCCGCAATCAGCCCCGCCACAACCGAGCCGAAAATGCCCCACGTAATCATTCCGAGCCAGGCCATAATAACCAGGGCAATCAGAATCAGCGCTGAGCTGCTTCCGGTTCCCAACAGCAGGGCCCGCAGCAGGTTCTTCTGCGAAGCTCCTTCTTTGCACCGCACCATAAAGATGCCGACGATGGACAGCACAATGCCGATGCCCGCTACAATCAGCGGAGCCAGCACGGCCATCAGCTGGGAAACGCCCTTGATCTGCAGGGCCGCCGCCGGCAGGGCGGCGCCCAGGGCCGCCGTTGCCAGAATCGAACCGCAGTAGCTTTCGTACAGGTCGGCCCCCATGCCCGCCACGTCGCCGACGTTGTCGCCGACATTGTCGGCAATCGTCGCCGGGTTCCGCGGGTCATCCTCCGGAATGCCCGCCTCGACCTTGCCCACCAGGTCGGCTCCCACGTCTGCCGCCTTGGTG encodes the following:
- a CDS encoding sodium-translocating pyrophosphatase, which codes for MKTQSTFWTVGAALMLMLTSAPVWAAEGAPAAGAGLEWFAPLGALVCAILALVFAVYFYKKVMAAPAGNQRMIEIATYVQEGAYAYLKRQYKVVAVVFVVLFLIFGVLSYYGIQNPFVPVAFLTGGFFSGLCGFLGMKTATNASSRTAQGAVESLNRGLQVAFRSGAVMGLVVVGFGLLDITLWYLILDKLVYTAAHMKEGLKLFGNFYLVHPGMDPSQKLIEITTTMITFGMGASTQALFARVGGGIYTKAADVGADLVGKVEAGIPEDDPRNPATIADNVGDNVGDVAGMGADLYESYCGSILATAALGAALPAAALQIKGVSQLMAVLAPLIVAGIGIVLSIVGIFMVRCKEGASQKNLLRALLLGTGSSSALILIALVIMAWLGMITWGIFGSVVAGLIAGVIIGQVTEYYTSDEYKPTKGIAGQAPMGPATVIIDGFAVGMFSTGWCVVTIVIGIILAFASAGGFTNFSMGLYGIGFAAVGMLSTLGITLATDAYGPIADNAGGNAEMSGLGEEVRKRTDALDALGNTTAATGKGFAIGSAALTAMALLAAYIEEIRIWIKKLSMANGGIFKVGETVFTTESVKVASVLDFVRAYDLTIMNPKLICGLFIGGMMAFVFCAMTMKAVGRAAGAMVNEVRRQFKEKPGIMKGTDKPDYARCVSISTAGAQKEMMVPSLMAIIVPVVTGLLLGVPGVMGLLAGGLSTGFVLAITLNNAGGAWDNAKKYIEKGAYGGKKLPDGSKNPVHGAAVIGDTVGDPFKDTSGPSLNILIKLMTMASVVFSGVVVRFSPMIGEWFSRTFGIGN